The Tursiops truncatus isolate mTurTru1 chromosome X, mTurTru1.mat.Y, whole genome shotgun sequence DNA segment GGAGCATGCGTTTCCATCTTCttgagggagacagggagactCAAGCTGAGCTTGGAGTAACTGATGACTGGGAGATCTAAAAGACGGGTGGCTCCCCCCCCCAGCTGTTTAAAAGTTGTTCCAGCTGTTGGGAATAGTACTTCAGAATGCATGGACTTTTAGAAAatgagatggggagaggagaATAGAGACAAGAGGGGTTTGAATGGAGAGAAGTATATATGAGGATGCAGCAGAGCAATGGGGAAGGGACCCAGGCTTTGGTGAGGGGCCAACATGAATCCTAATCTGAGCTCCAGGACTggcttaccagctgtgtgataaGTTACTCAGCTTCTTTGagcctccatctcctcctctgtgAATTGCAGACAATAACCCACAGCTCACAGGGTTGTAGTGAGGATAAGAGTTAAGGAACAGACCACttctagcacacagtaggtatttcATAAATGGTGGCTGCTATAATAAGCCCAAGTAGAGAGCAACAGGAAGTCAGATAGCTGATGGAGCCGTAAGAGGGCATAGTCTGATTGAGCCGTAAGAGGGCATAGTCCAAACAGTGACGAAGGGAGCTGATATTAGCAGGAGTTCTGTGGAAAGACCATGGCAGagtgagagaagaagaaaactggaatgaGCTAGATTGGCCCTGACCCAAGCCCGGCCACAGAATACGTATGGCAGCGTAGAGGGAACAGTGCAGCAACTGAGGTGCTGTGGAACCACAGGGGGTAGGCAGGGAAGAGAAGCAGGTGAAGAGGCAGAGGGCTGGAGGAGTTTGGTCTTAGCCACGCCAAACTGATGAAGGCAGCCCAGAATTCAgaagaaaatctcaaagaaaggTCCCTGTCCTTTCCTGGCCAGAGGCTGCCTGTGAAACAGGGGAGGGAGTGTGGAGTCTGAAGCTGAGTGTAACCTCAGCCAGCCCAGCCGGGCCTCTCTTCCCCAAACCAGAAAGACACAAGGAGTTGGAAGGAGGTACAGGGAAGAGGTgggagcagaaagagagagacagacttgATGaaagtgtgcgtgtgtgcacgcatACCCACGCATGCTGGCACATGTGGAAAGGAGTATACGTTTTTGAGTTATGGGCCTGGTCTCAGAATGCATCGTCCTTTAAGGAAGAGAGGCTGCCAGTGTACAAAGGCTTTAGGGTCAGAGGAGAACAAATTTGAAATTTGACTCTACCATTTAGCAGCAGTGCAGTTGTCATTGaggtaagttatttaacctccctgagcctcgaCTGCCTTGTCTGAGAAGTGGGTATAATATTAGTTGGAGGCACTAAGGACGATCTCCTGATTTGGAACTGTGCTCGAGTGCTTGGGCAAACCTGAATATGAGGACAAGGCCAGAGCCTGACATGGTCAGAGAAGTCTTGCCCAATTAAACATGAGAGCAAAACACTCCTGGAGCAACACAGAGCATATCAATACCTGGACTTtaacccaaagtcacaaaaaCAGTTTGGATTTCAAAATCAGGTAAGTCCCCTGGATGTTTTTGAAATGAAACCCTTGAGGTATTGATGTTGACATAGGGATCAGCTCTCCTTCCAAAGGGAGAGCAAAAATTGAGATCCCAGTGCCTGCACAAGGGTCCTTAGGGGCCCCAAAGGGAGCTCCTGGATATGTCCCAGAGGGCTCAAGAAGATGGGAGGCGGAGAGCTACAAGAACCTAGAAACTCAGGGGTGGCCAGGCTGTCTGTGGGGCACCgctgagggacagagagaagagaacaCATGAATTTTGCTTTGGGGCTTGAGGAAGCAGCTGGAGAAAGGTAAGGAAGGGGAAACAGAGCAAATCAGGAGGCCCCCGAAAgccctgggaagggaggagaggaaaacagCTGTCAGTTATAGGAAAGGGGAGAAGGGCTAGAGGAGAATAAAAGCCAGACCAGTCTTCGATCTCTCTGTTTCTGAAACACActcatagaaagaaaaatgatttactGAGGCAGTAAAACCTTATGGGAAAGggtatgggctctggagtcaTACCCATACTGCATGACCCTTGTGACACTGGGGTAAGTTTCTTCGCCttcctttgcctcagtttcctcgtctgtgacATGAGGATTACAAATAACACCTCCGTCACGGGGTTGTTCTGAGATTCACATGAGATCGTGTGCGTGCaagggcctggcacataacaggggCTCAGGAAATGGTTATTCTTAATAATGCTCCTCGACCACCTGTTTTTGACTCTAACATGTCTCACTGGATGAAGCGTTTCTTCCCGGGGTACCTCCTGTAGCAGCTCTGCCTTCAGAATCCCAGGCTTGGGAGAAAGGGCACCTGCGTCCCTGCTTTTCCCATACTGGTTTAGGCCCACAGCATAAACTGGCTGAGGTTTTTTTGTTAAGCTAAATGAAGGAAACTTGTTCAGGGACGTAATCTATCTCCCATGGGCCGTCCCTTCGTCCCCTAGTTCCTGTCATTCCGTTCCGTTCCCCACAGCTTTTCCAGTTGCTAATACCCTACCCTTTCCCCTACAACAACCACTGCCCCTGCATCCAGGTCTGTGTGTTCTCACAGCCAGTTCCCGGCTTCCAGCATGATCTCCTTGCAACTTAATGGCAGAAGTGGTGGGAGGTAGAAGGAGGCCTTCTTTGCCTGCCTAAGGGACAGAGGGGAATTTCTTCCCTAGAGCAACCGGCAAGCTCAGGAAACCAGGAGTTACCATGTATGCTTGACTTGGGGGCAGGGCAGCAATGGAACAGTCTGTTCTGTCTCAGAGAGACACTATAGGTCAACAACAGcattgggaaggaaaaaagagggatATTGGGTTTGGCAGATCACTTAGTTCCTCCGAAGCCACATTGTATTCTCTTCCTGATAAGGTTTTTACTTCCCTTGATCACCAACTATGATATTGGAGCTGGGCTAAGAACTTTTGCAGGTTGCTTCTTTGAACCTCACCATAACACTGGGTATTAGCCCCATTTATAGATGAACACGGCAGACTCAGAGGTTCGGTAACTCAGCCCAAAGTCGTAGCCAGTGAAGAACCAGGCTTCACACCCAAAGCTAGGTGACTCTTACCTATTCCGTCTTCTAACTTTCTGTTTGCTTGCTTAACGTTTGCTTTCTCCTCCTGGCTTGTCCTCACCTGGCCACCCTTGATATGGGCTCAAGGAGGGATGGTCAGGGTTTGCTCCATGACACTGGAGTTGGACTGTACGCACTGGTCAGCAGCTTCCTTGTTTCTTGTGCTTTTATGGCTAGCATTAGCCTTTgcttttgttgctgctgctgctgttgttgttgtcattaacGGCTAGGCTTCGCTTTTGTGGACACCATCAGCAAAAGCACAAGGATTATACCGTGGAAAGAGCCTAGACTTCTGTTGCGGATACCTTTGTGTTTCATCTTACTCAAACACttcagctgtgtgatcttgagtgaGTTACTTAACTTAtctgagcttcagcttcctcaGCTGGAAAGACTGGGGTAACAGTCCTTAGACGCTTGCTAAATGGGTCAAAAGAAAGAATGTATGGGGAAAcgcttagcacagttcctggcttGATAAATGTGAGCTCCCTTTCCTAAGCTCAAGCTCACCCGTTCCCTGGAGGGGATCTAAGCCTAGGAAAAATCCTGCTGAATCTAAGTTTCTAGTAGAGTCACCGGAGAGGGCCTCAGCCCAGAGCCTCCTGGTTCCCCCGGGTCCCCTCTTACATGCACCTGTCTTTGTTCCATCttcccccccgcccgccccgctgTGGCCATTCTTCTGGTGGGGCTATGGGGCGGGTGCGGCGATGGACCGGGCGGGCACAGAACAGGTGGGTGCAGGCTGGGTGTCCGGCGCTGGGACACAAGTGCTCTGTGTGTAGGGTGGGCGGAAGTCAGGGCGTTTGATCTGAATTCTAAAGGGCGTTGTTCAGAGCCCCACAAAGGTCCCATTGTGCAGACACTGGGTATAAAGCAGCATATGACTCCCCAGCACCGGGCGGCGATGAATTGGGACGCAGGCGCGGACCCAGGGACCACTCCCCCTGCACAGACATGAGACCATAGGGGACCTGTCTGGGTGGCCTCAGGGATAGGCGCTCCCCAAGGTAATGAGGCTTTGTTGGGTTTGCCCCAGGTCCAGACTtaaggagctgggggagggggagctaaAGAGGATGGGCCGACAGCAGAACAAGATGGGCCTGGCAACAAAGGGCAGGAGAGGAAAGAATGTTGGATGAAGGCGAAGAAGGGAGATGGGGCTCAGGGAGGTCAAGTCATCAAGTGagtgagggaggagaaggaggaggaagagaaagagaaggagaggctAGCACGGGAGAGGGGGTGGTGAGGAAAGCTATgactctccttcttcctttcttgtcACTGGCTCTTGGAAGGGGTAAGGGAGTGTCAGGCAGTGTCATGGTGCCTGGCTTTCGGCCCCAGCTTCCTGACAGCTTGCTCTGTGGCTCATGTTTTGCAGGTGTGAATGAGGCAGGATGAATTGGACGGGTTTGTACACCTTGCTCAGTGGTGTGAACCGGCATTCTACTGCCATTGGCCGAGTGTGGCTCTCGGTCATCTTTATCTTCAGAATCATGGTGCTGGTGGTGGCTGCCGAGAGCGTGTGGGGTGACGAGAAgtcttccttcatctgtaacaccCTCCAGCCTGGCTGCAACAGCGTCTGCTACGACCACTTTTTCCCCATTTCCCATGTGCGTCTGTGGTCTCTGCAGCTCATCTTGGTTTCCACCCCAGCTCTCCTCGTGGCCATGCACGTGGCTCACCAGCAGcacatagaaaagaaaatgctgcGACTTGAGGGCCACGGGGACCCCCTACACCTGGAGGAGGTGAAGAGGCACAAGGTCCACATCTCAGGGACACTGTGGTGGACCTATGTCATCAGCGTGGTCTTCCGGCTGCTGTTCGAGGCCGCCTTCATGTACGTCTTTTATCTGCTCTACCCTGGCTATGCCATGGTGCGGCTGGTCAAATGTGAGGCCTACCCCTGCCCCAACACAGTGGACTGCTTCGTGTCCCGCCCCACGGAGAAAACCGTCTTCACCGTCTTCATGCTGGCCGCCTCCGGCATCTGTATCATCCTCAACGTGGCCGAGGTGGTGTACCTCATCTTCCGGGCCTGCGCCCGCCGAGCCCAGCGCCGCTCCAATCCGCCCTCCCGCAAGGGCTCCGGGGGCTTCGGCCACCGCCTCTCACCTGAGTACAAGCAGAACGAGATCAACAAGCTGCTCAGCGAGCAGGACGGCTCCCTGAAAGACATACTGCGCCGCAGCCCCGGCACCGGGGCCGGGCTGGCCGAGAAGAGCGACCGCTGCTCAGCCTGCTGATGCCACAGACCAGGCAACCTCCCATCCCGTCCCCCACCCTGCACCGGcctgcccctccttctcccctgccGGTGCACAGGCCTCGGACTGCTAGGGATTGCTCCATCAaaaccttccttccctcccaactTCCCTTCCTCCCAGGGCCTTCTGCCTCAGGGGCTGAAGGGGTGGGGAGCTGGAGGCCACCCACGCCAGCACTCAAGGCTACTGGGCGTGTGGGCCGTGCTCGTTGCCCGCACCCCTTCcacttcactctctctctccctgggaCCACTGGGGACCAGAGGTAGGATGCTCTGACAACATCTCCAATTATGAAACTAATCTTAACCCTGTGCTGTCAGATACCCTATTTCTGGAGTCACATCAGTAGGGAGGGATGTGGGCAAGTGGAGTGGAGGGAGGGTGCTGTGGACGTGTGGGTGGAGAAGGGAGGGTagcaaacacaagaaaaggaggaagagtgcTTGCCGGGCCCGAGGAAAAGGAGGACATGTCTGGGGTGGAGGAGGTAGGGGGGGAGAAGCAGGCAGATAAGCTGGAGTGGGGGTTGGTCAGGGCTGCCTTTGCCTCTAGTCCCTAAGgcctctctctgcctgaaatgttACACATTAAACAGGATTTTACAGTAAACGAAGAGGTGGCTTGTGTGTTTGTGAAGTTCTTTCTCCTGCAACCTCTGACCTCCCCCTGGATGAGCTGGCCTTGGCTTTTTGCTGATCAAGAAAGGAATGGGCAAAAGAGTTAGTGACTTGAGTAGCTGAGACTGCCAAGGAGGGATCGCCACCCCCCAGGCCGGGCAAAACCAGGCCCAGGGCCATTCTctcctgttttttgttgttttggtttggggttcccccctctcattttttaataacagctttattgggctTTAATTCACTTACCCCTTCCtctgatgtgatttttttcatccattttaagtatacagtttatTGAGTTTTGGTAATTGTGGGCAGTTTCATAAACATGACCACGATCTATTATAAAACATCTACATTCCCTCAAAAAGTTTCCTTGGGCCCCTtcctctgattttaaaaagattaaaacgACAACTCCTCCTGGAGAGACAGGAAATGATAGAGAAAGTTCGCAAGTCGGAGAGGGTAGCCGGCATCCCCGTGGCTCCATCCACACGTCCCCTGCACTCCTGGGAGAAATATACCCTGTTCTTCCTCGAAAATCAGCGTTCACTGCTGACTGATGCCCCCAAGCCACCTATTGGATTGCACAGTGACTTTGACCCCTTTCCTCCGACATAGCCCCAGATTCTACCCTCCTCCCCAGTTTCCTTCCCTCAGGAATCAATGCCTCCCACCCCAGAGATGCCTCTAACACAGGTCAAAGAtttcacagcagcagcagcagtttcCTCGCCAGCATCACTCGCCCAAGAAGCAGGTAGCTCCCTCTCTCTCGGTCAGCTGTGGTAGGAAGAGGTCCAGGCTGGCCCTTGATAAAGCTGGGTTCAACTCCTGGTTCTGTCACTTAGTAGCAAGGCATTCCCTTCCCCAAGCTTCAGCTTCCCTGTGAGCAGACAAGGGCTGCCCTAGCACCTCTCTAAGCTCCCGTTAACACTCTGGGTTCCTCGGATTCCCACAGGACTCCCCCAGTTTCATGAGGGTTCCCCATCACAGAGTCACTGCCCTCACCTATGGCCCCTCGGAGTAAGAGTTTTCCCCACAGTAAGTTTCTCCCCTCAGCTTCCCTACCTCTTAATAGAAAAAATGTGACACTCCCTTTCAGAGAATGCTGACTCCCTGTGGGAAGTAtatcagaaaggaagagaaaaatcaggCATAATCTTATCAGAATTGTTCTCCAGAAACAGTCTTTTCCCTTCAGACAGAAAGCCTGGAAGGGCTCCTCATTCAAGGAGGTTTCTCCTTTAGCAAAGAAAGGAGAGTAAGTATTCCTTTCCCACACACTCAGCAATCCTGAGAGAGAGCTTCCCCCTCTCATAAAAGAGAGACATTCCTTTCCTGCAAGAAATTTCCTTCCTCCTTAGAAACAGACAGCATACTCTGTCAGAGGAGAGGTCCCCACCCCCTCATGGTAGggagatttcttttcttattgaaatCCACCCACccacaacacaacacaacacaacacaacacaaacAACAGCATTTCCTCTCTGTCCAAAAGGCCATGGagagaaagcttttctttttaaaaatccatcctgGTTCAACAAAGGAACTTCATGCCCTTCTCACATTGCGAAATGTTAAATCCCTCACCTCAGACATCTAGTTTCTCTTCAGAAGAGTCTACGAATCCCCCTTGGAAAGAGGTTCCATCTCCAGATCCAGGCTTTCCTCTCCAGGGGGCAGTGGTGGAACAATAAAGCTACCGGGCTGGGTGTTCCAGCCAAAAGGAGGACTCTCACTCTTGTTTGCTGTGAAGCAGGTGGGAGCAGGCCAAAGGAAGCTTGAGGGGAGCTGGTGTACACAAGATAGCAAGGAGGGTGTGGCGGGCTAACCCCAGGACTGACTTTTGTATTTGTTCTGTCACAATCGTGTAAGGGAGAAACAGGAGGCAAGCGGGGCTTAGTACTTGCCACACAGTAGACACTTGGAAGAGTGACCAGGGTAGTGAAGACGGCGATGGAATTCGGAAACCTGGCGCTCTAGCCCCTTGGACACATCATACTTAccctttctgagtctcagcttcctcatctgcaataTAGGATTGATGATAACCTCTCTACCTCTTTCACAGAGCTTTTGTGAGAATCAAACAAGATGTGTTCAAAAGCCGGTTACACACTGTAAAGTAAGGAATGATAGTATCACGAGCACTGAGGCCACAGCCTTAGGGCATGCTAGAACTCACAAAGAGCCAGAAAGGAGTGAGGCCGGTTCAGCTAGGCTGGAGATAGTGGAAGGAACTTGGCAACAGTAGGGTTGGCTCCCCGAGGGAATGGACAGCAGTCCAAACAGCAGAGTCCAGAAGATGTCGCAAACTTCTCTTGAGCATGATCCATTTAAGGGTCACTATTCAAAGGGTCTGATCTGGAGGTAGAAAAGGGCTGGTAATAGGAGCTTCTTGCACTCTCTCTCATGGCACTGGTGCTTCTAGGGACATTTATGGTCTTTTAAAGGCATCTGTGTGCAGAGATACGAGGAGCTGAGGACAAAGGAACAGAGTCAGCTCCTGGATGAAGGGACTGGCCGAACTAGGAGAGTAGTCAAGGCCCCAGCCAACTGAGTTGGGATTTCAAAGCAGGCTGCAGTCTCCATAGAGAATTGGCATGGCAACCATGAACTGATTCAGATGCCCAATCAGACAGCCTGGGTGCACACAGTGGTGGCTAGAAGGGACTGCTTGCTCCATTTACTGATTCCACAGTACTTAAATGCCAGACCTGACCTGTGGGAGAGAAGGTGCTATAAAAGCCCACCAAGCTGGGCTCTCTTTGATCCCTGGACTAGGCCAGTCTGAACCTGTCAGGTGGGGAAAGGATTGGGGCACTCTAGGGAGGGGGAATAAAGCAGGCAGAAACCACACAGATGTCTGAAAGTGTATGGTATTGTCTTCAGACTTAGACAAATAATCTGCTGCGCGGGATTTGAGGAGGGGAATGGCTAGAGGGGAGGTAGGACAGATAAACTATGACCATCGTATGATGGGCCTTGTACGTCACTATAAGGGGTTAAGACTGTCCTATGGCTGGTGGAAACCATTAAGTGTTTTGAGTAGGGGAGTGCCACCTTCAGATTTGCGGTTGGGGAGCTCACTCTGGCAGCTACAGACAGTGGATTGGGGGTTGGAAAAATGAGAGGCAGAATGACCAGCTATGGAACTGGGGCAATAGCCCAAGTGGGGCCTGTGGGACTCATACAGTGGCAGGAGGAATAAGAGGAGACCAACGTAAGAGACACTTCAGATGTAGAATCGACACCAGGACTTGATGTCTGAGTGTGGGGAGATGGAGGAGCCAGAGATAATTTAGCggtttccttccccttccttgaCCGGCAGACTCCTAATCattcaaggctcagctcaaagGTCATTTCCTATGTGAAGCCCTCAACTCTCTTCtccttgccccctccccccaagtccCTCAGGGAGAAGGAGTCCTCTCCCCATTCTGAATCCCCACAGGACGTTGTAGTAGTGCGGTTGATTAGAGTGCTTGTCAAGCTGTGTGGTAATTACTTTCACAAccttagcacacagtaggtgcttagcCTGTTGAATTAAGGGCAGCAGGGAAGAGGATAGAGGCATGTGCAAAGGCTCAGAGTCTTGAAGGAGTAGAGTGTGTTCTAGAGCAAAGAATGCCggggatggggagtggggggcaTCATAGGAGGTGAGACTGGCAAAGTAGGTTGGGGCCAGGTCATGAAGGGTCTCATAAGCTGTGTGGAGAAACTTACACAGGAATTTGAACTCTCAGCTGTCGCAGGCAGgacccttctttttttaaaagttaggccCCTACTAGACTTGTAGGCAATTCTGTACTCATCATGGTAGGCAGACTGTGGAGATCTTGAGGAGATCCAATATCAATGCATTAAGGTTGACGGTGAACTGTGGAAGAAATGGCAGAGCGATTTGACAGTGGACTTCAATGGACTTCAGAGAGAAAGGGTAATTTACTCAGGACGGTGACCGGATGTCTTCCATGTCAACTAAAGCCCCTGTGAAAAGTTGGTACGGCATAGTGACCTTCACCAAGTCGCTTGGCCACTCTATGcctagtttcctcttctgtaaaatagagataataatagtacatatGTCACAGGGCTGTAGTGAGGATCAAATGCATTCATTACAtaaaaagcacttagaatagtgcctagtTGATAGTAAGCTCTATACAGGTGTGTATTTCTATTTCCTCTCACCATCTTTGCCACCCTCCAACAATTCACCAGATCTTTGAAACACTGAACTAAACTCTTTGTCTCACCTAACGGTGCTTTCTTGACTGTCTAGTTGTCAATTGCCGTGTGTGTGCTGAAGTACGCAAGTCAGCATGTTTGCACACACGTAGTGGTACATATGGCCACGTTCAGATATAAGTGGAAGGATGGCTGTCGGGGTGGCGGTCTTAATTCTTAATGTAGTTTTAATGAAAAGCATGTGTCTCAATCATAATAAAGTCTGAAACTTTATTCCCAGACTTACAAACAACTTAGGCGGATGAAAGGAAAGGAGGCTCCTTATGGAGCATCCAGTATGGACCAGATTTGGTGCCAAATTAAGcacttacatacatcatctcaGTAATGGCAACATAGCTATTACTATACCCATGCTtgtaggtgaggaaatggagggtcagagaggttaagtaatatgTCCAGCTGAAAACTGCAGCGCTAGAATGAACACTT contains these protein-coding regions:
- the GJB1 gene encoding gap junction beta-1 protein codes for the protein MNWTGLYTLLSGVNRHSTAIGRVWLSVIFIFRIMVLVVAAESVWGDEKSSFICNTLQPGCNSVCYDHFFPISHVRLWSLQLILVSTPALLVAMHVAHQQHIEKKMLRLEGHGDPLHLEEVKRHKVHISGTLWWTYVISVVFRLLFEAAFMYVFYLLYPGYAMVRLVKCEAYPCPNTVDCFVSRPTEKTVFTVFMLAASGICIILNVAEVVYLIFRACARRAQRRSNPPSRKGSGGFGHRLSPEYKQNEINKLLSEQDGSLKDILRRSPGTGAGLAEKSDRCSAC